In a single window of the Micromonospora sp. WMMD1155 genome:
- a CDS encoding MFS transporter: protein MAETVTPAVDDTPPPASTRRERRGWYIYDWANSAFQTTVITVFLGPFLTTVAEVAAGCELGADSCDGFVYPLGIKVAAGSYYPYLISLSVFLTVFVLPVIGAIADRSAHKKRLLGGAAFTGAGATIAMALVTGDRYLLGGALFLVANISFGAAIVVYNSFLPQLGGPDERDGISSRGWALGYLGGGLLLALNLVAITLLDKGDDPQRTLDLARWSIVSAGVWWALFTLVPLRWLRERPSAAALAGGGNVLTDGFRQLGRTVREIKAYPLTLYFLLAFLVYNDGIQTVITLASQYGTEELRLEQSTLIITILLVQFLAFGGALSLGALARRVGAWKTVLLSLVLWTGVIIAAFRLPAEAPVPFMVLGAAIGLVLGGSQALSRSLFSQLIPTGKEGEYYGFYEISDKGTSWLGPLAFGLVFQLTSSYRVGLVSLLIFFVVGFLLLAAVPMRRAIVAAGNTPPRVL, encoded by the coding sequence CGAGCACCCGCCGGGAGCGCCGGGGCTGGTACATCTACGACTGGGCGAACTCCGCGTTCCAGACCACAGTGATCACCGTCTTCCTCGGCCCGTTCCTCACCACCGTCGCCGAGGTGGCGGCCGGGTGCGAGTTGGGCGCGGACTCCTGCGACGGTTTCGTGTACCCGCTCGGCATCAAGGTCGCCGCCGGGTCCTACTACCCGTACCTGATCTCGCTGTCGGTGTTCCTCACCGTGTTCGTGCTGCCGGTCATCGGGGCCATCGCGGACCGGTCGGCGCACAAGAAGCGGCTGCTCGGCGGTGCCGCGTTCACCGGTGCCGGCGCCACCATCGCGATGGCCCTCGTCACCGGCGACCGCTACCTGCTCGGCGGGGCGCTCTTCCTGGTCGCCAACATCTCCTTCGGCGCCGCGATCGTGGTCTACAACTCGTTCCTGCCGCAGCTCGGCGGCCCCGACGAACGCGACGGCATCTCCAGCCGGGGTTGGGCGTTGGGCTACCTCGGCGGTGGTCTGCTGCTGGCGCTGAACCTGGTCGCGATCACCCTGCTCGACAAGGGTGACGACCCGCAGCGCACCCTGGACCTGGCCCGCTGGTCGATCGTGTCCGCCGGTGTCTGGTGGGCGCTGTTCACGCTGGTCCCGCTGCGGTGGCTGCGCGAGCGTCCGTCGGCGGCGGCGCTGGCCGGTGGCGGCAACGTGCTCACCGACGGGTTCCGCCAGCTCGGCCGCACCGTCCGCGAGATCAAGGCGTACCCGCTGACGCTGTACTTCCTGCTCGCCTTCCTGGTCTACAACGACGGCATCCAGACCGTCATCACCCTGGCCAGCCAGTACGGCACCGAGGAGCTGCGCCTGGAACAGAGCACCCTGATCATCACGATCCTGCTGGTGCAGTTCCTCGCCTTCGGCGGCGCGTTGAGCCTGGGCGCGCTGGCCCGGCGCGTCGGCGCGTGGAAGACCGTGCTGCTCAGCCTGGTGCTCTGGACTGGTGTGATCATCGCCGCGTTCCGGCTGCCCGCCGAGGCACCGGTGCCGTTCATGGTCCTCGGCGCGGCCATCGGCCTGGTCCTGGGCGGCAGTCAGGCGCTGAGCCGGTCGCTGTTCAGCCAGCTCATCCCCACCGGGAAGGAGGGCGAGTACTACGGCTTCTACGAGATCAGCGACAAGGGCACCAGCTGGCTCGGCCCACTCGCCTTCGGCCTGGTGTTCCAGCTCACCTCCTCCTACCGGGTGGGCCTGGTCTCACTGCTGATCTTCTTCGTGGTCGGTTTCCTGCTCCTCGCCGCCGTACCGATGCGCCGTGCCATCGTCGCCGCCGGCAACACGCCACCGCGGGTGCTCTGA
- a CDS encoding thymidine kinase → MDGRPVHAAALKFFWGPMDCGKSTMALQMNYNHARQGRRGLVTTRIDRSLGPQVTTRIGLAHEAIEVTDDLDLRALVRGRWADGVRVDYLICDEACFYTVEHVEQMAELVDSYDVDVFAFGLATDFRSHLFPATQRLFELADEVARIQVEVLCWCGREGLLNARVVDGRVVREGAQVVIGDTVDTAEVRYQVLCRRHYRSGDLGPRD, encoded by the coding sequence CTGGACGGGCGGCCGGTGCACGCGGCGGCGTTGAAGTTCTTCTGGGGGCCGATGGACTGCGGCAAGTCCACGATGGCGTTGCAGATGAACTACAACCACGCCCGGCAGGGCCGTCGGGGACTGGTCACCACCCGCATCGACCGGTCGCTGGGCCCGCAGGTCACCACCCGCATCGGGCTGGCGCACGAGGCCATCGAGGTCACCGACGACCTGGACCTGCGGGCGCTCGTGCGCGGCCGGTGGGCCGACGGGGTACGCGTGGACTACCTGATCTGCGACGAGGCGTGCTTCTACACCGTGGAGCACGTCGAGCAGATGGCGGAACTGGTCGACAGCTACGACGTCGACGTGTTCGCGTTCGGGCTGGCCACCGACTTCCGGTCCCACCTGTTCCCCGCCACGCAACGCCTGTTCGAGTTGGCCGACGAGGTGGCCCGCATCCAGGTCGAGGTGCTCTGCTGGTGCGGCCGGGAAGGTCTGCTCAACGCCCGCGTCGTCGACGGGCGGGTGGTCCGCGAGGGCGCGCAGGTCGTCATCGGCGACACCGTGGACACCGCTGAGGTGCGCTACCAGGTGCTCTGCCGCCGTCACTACCGCAGCGGCGACCTGGGCCCCCGCGACTGA